The following proteins are encoded in a genomic region of Myxococcota bacterium:
- a CDS encoding ATP-binding protein, protein MPRLSLTARCVLAAGLPAFVAVGASALGAPAWLALGLALALAGALGAGVARSVRAPIAALREGVELQLRGEGERRERPDAAGAIGADAFAIDRDVARLRSALDEAREGREQLEAVLAAMVEGVLVLDEDGHIALANRGLREMLGVWGDVDGRRPLEVIRSAEVDAALREASRSESFVVRELARVGSDERTLLMHAARVPATGPRVGTVAVFRDVSEVRRLEQVRRDFIANASHELRTPLTSILGFADTLLANADAHPEIAGALQAIVRNARRLGELVEDLLELSRIESRKEPIRASEIDVARICETLVEDCEPRLRERRVELSLDVETPLVAWADARAVERVVANLLDNAIKYTEPGGHIRVRARRGPRMLSIAVEDDGIGIPKEDLARIFERFYRVDKARARALGGTGLGLSIVKHLVHAMAGDIRVDSEPGRGSTFTFTLPCAPPDAARGGA, encoded by the coding sequence GTGCCGCGCCTCAGCCTCACCGCACGTTGCGTCCTGGCCGCCGGCCTTCCGGCCTTCGTCGCCGTCGGCGCGAGCGCGCTCGGCGCCCCGGCGTGGCTCGCCCTCGGCCTCGCGCTCGCGCTCGCCGGCGCGCTCGGCGCGGGCGTCGCGCGCTCGGTGCGCGCGCCGATCGCCGCCCTGCGCGAGGGCGTCGAGCTCCAGCTGCGCGGCGAGGGCGAGCGGCGCGAGCGTCCCGATGCCGCGGGCGCGATCGGCGCGGACGCGTTCGCGATCGACCGCGACGTCGCCCGCCTGCGGAGCGCGCTCGACGAGGCGCGCGAGGGCCGCGAGCAGCTCGAGGCCGTGCTCGCCGCGATGGTCGAGGGCGTGCTGGTGCTCGACGAGGACGGGCACATCGCGCTCGCGAACCGCGGCCTGCGCGAGATGCTCGGCGTGTGGGGCGACGTCGACGGGCGCCGGCCGCTCGAGGTGATCCGCAGCGCCGAGGTCGACGCGGCGCTGCGCGAGGCGAGCCGCTCCGAGTCGTTCGTCGTGCGCGAGCTCGCGCGCGTCGGGAGCGACGAGCGGACGCTCCTCATGCACGCGGCGCGCGTGCCCGCGACCGGGCCGCGCGTCGGCACCGTCGCGGTCTTCCGCGACGTCTCGGAGGTGCGGCGTCTCGAGCAGGTGCGGCGCGACTTCATCGCGAATGCATCGCACGAGCTGCGCACGCCGCTCACGTCGATCCTCGGCTTCGCGGACACGCTGCTCGCGAACGCCGACGCACACCCCGAGATCGCGGGCGCCCTCCAGGCGATCGTCCGCAACGCGCGTCGGCTCGGCGAGCTCGTCGAGGACCTGCTCGAGCTCTCGCGCATCGAGAGCCGGAAGGAGCCCATCCGCGCGAGCGAGATCGACGTCGCGCGCATCTGCGAGACGCTCGTCGAGGACTGCGAGCCGCGGCTGCGCGAGCGCCGCGTCGAGCTGTCGCTCGACGTCGAGACGCCGCTCGTCGCGTGGGCCGACGCGCGCGCGGTCGAGCGCGTCGTCGCGAACCTGCTCGACAACGCGATCAAGTACACGGAGCCCGGCGGGCACATCCGCGTGCGCGCGCGCCGCGGCCCGCGAATGCTCTCGATCGCCGTCGAGGACGACGGCATCGGCATCCCGAAGGAGGATCTCGCGCGCATCTTCGAGCGCTTCTACCGCGTCGACAAGGCGCGCGCGCGCGCGCTCGGCGGCACCGGGCTCGGCCTCTCGATCGTGAAGCACCTCGTGCACGCGATGGCCGGCGACATCCGCGTCGACAGCGAGCCGGGGCGCGGCTCGACGTTCACGTTCACGCTGCCGTGCGCGCCGCCCGACGCCGCTCGCGGCGGCGCCTAG
- a CDS encoding response regulator, whose amino-acid sequence MTARILVVDDEPDILELVRMNLAQAGYQISTAENGEEALAAIRRSPPDLVVLDLMLPDRSGTEVCRELRSDPKLRDVPVIMLTARGEEVDRVVGFELGADDYVTKPFSPRELVLRVRAVLRRGAGDATPSQRLAHGLLTLDVERHRCEVDGAEVSLTAKEFGLLQALMERPGRVLTREQLIDRVWGEDISVTLRTIDTHLKRLREKLGPASDAIDTIRGVGYRFAE is encoded by the coding sequence GTGACCGCACGCATCCTCGTCGTGGACGACGAGCCGGACATCCTCGAGCTCGTCCGCATGAACCTCGCCCAGGCGGGCTACCAGATCTCGACGGCCGAGAACGGCGAGGAGGCCCTCGCCGCCATCCGCCGCAGCCCGCCCGACCTCGTCGTCCTCGACCTGATGCTGCCCGACCGCTCCGGCACCGAAGTCTGCCGCGAGCTCCGTTCGGACCCGAAGCTGCGCGACGTCCCCGTCATCATGCTCACGGCCCGCGGCGAGGAGGTCGACCGCGTCGTCGGCTTCGAGCTCGGCGCCGACGACTACGTCACCAAGCCGTTCAGCCCGCGCGAGCTCGTGCTGCGCGTGCGCGCCGTGCTCCGCCGCGGCGCGGGCGACGCGACGCCGAGCCAGCGGCTGGCGCACGGCCTGCTCACGCTCGACGTCGAGCGCCACCGCTGCGAGGTCGACGGCGCCGAGGTGTCGCTCACGGCGAAGGAGTTCGGGCTCCTGCAGGCGCTCATGGAGCGCCCGGGGCGCGTGCTCACGCGCGAGCAGCTCATCGACCGGGTCTGGGGCGAGGACATCAGCGTCACGCTCCGCACGATCGACACGCACCTCAAGCGGCTGCGCGAGAAGCTCGGGCCCGCGAGCGACGCGATCGATACGATCCGGGGCGTCGGCTACCGCTTCGCCGAGTAG
- the phoU gene encoding phosphate signaling complex protein PhoU has protein sequence MPRIVDRDLEALRETALRMGSLAEAIVAKSLRALATADPLLCKEVQEDDLEIDRLDVAIDAAVLELLATKAPVATDLRFVLATKSVATDLERVGDLARNIAKSAARLAAAPRIELPGKLDQLAGECTRLLRRALDCYADGDPERARRVLDQDDLIDASESRVIRDAIAEIAAHPELSSQEIDLILIAKNLERVADHATNIAEDVILIAEARNLKHREKLERAGDRRT, from the coding sequence ATGCCGCGAATCGTCGATCGGGATCTCGAAGCGCTGCGCGAGACCGCGCTGCGGATGGGCAGCCTCGCCGAGGCCATCGTCGCGAAGAGCCTTCGCGCACTCGCCACGGCCGACCCGCTCCTCTGCAAGGAGGTGCAGGAGGACGACCTCGAGATCGACCGGCTCGACGTCGCGATCGACGCGGCCGTCCTCGAGCTGCTCGCGACGAAGGCGCCCGTCGCCACCGACCTGCGCTTCGTGCTGGCGACGAAGTCCGTGGCGACCGACCTCGAGCGCGTCGGCGACCTCGCCCGCAACATCGCGAAGAGCGCGGCGCGCCTCGCGGCCGCGCCGCGCATCGAGCTGCCGGGCAAGCTCGACCAGCTCGCCGGCGAGTGCACGCGCCTGCTGCGGCGCGCGCTCGACTGCTATGCGGACGGCGACCCCGAACGCGCGCGCCGCGTGCTCGACCAGGACGACCTGATCGACGCGAGCGAGAGCCGGGTCATCCGGGACGCGATCGCGGAGATCGCGGCGCACCCGGAGCTGTCTTCACAGGAAATCGACCTGATCTTGATCGCAAAGAACCTCGAACGCGTGGCCGACCACGCTACCAACATCGCCGAAGACGTGATCCTCATCGCGGAAGCGCGCAACCTGAAGCACCGCGAGAAGCTGGAACGCGCCGGAGACCGACGCACGTGA
- a CDS encoding PstS family phosphate ABC transporter substrate-binding protein — translation MRNGSFSIASLVATVVAAAALAAPAQARDQIRVVGSSTVFPFSTAVAEQFGRTSDFPTPVIESTGSGGGFKLFCGGVGLEHPDVANASRRIKASEVATCAANGVTEIVEVEIGFDGIAIANAKRAPRYRLSLEQIFRGLAKQVPVDGKLVPNPYHRWSEVDPSLPDEPIEVLGPPPTSGTRDAFVELAMEGGAKAIPMLAELRAKDEKAFQAVAHAIREDGAYVEAGENDNLIVQKLEANPHALGIFGFSFLDQNGDKVQGSVVEGAEPTFENIASGRYVVSRSLYFYVKKAHVGVVPGLREYVAEFTSEKAVGDEGYLADKGLIPLPAERRKAVRESVAVLSPLSL, via the coding sequence ATGCGCAACGGGTCCTTCTCGATCGCCTCCCTCGTCGCGACGGTCGTCGCGGCCGCCGCGCTCGCGGCTCCCGCCCAGGCGCGCGACCAGATCCGCGTGGTCGGGTCGTCGACCGTCTTCCCGTTCTCGACCGCCGTCGCCGAGCAGTTCGGCCGCACGTCCGACTTCCCGACGCCCGTCATCGAGAGCACCGGGTCGGGCGGCGGCTTCAAGCTCTTCTGCGGCGGAGTCGGGCTCGAGCACCCGGACGTCGCGAACGCGTCCCGGCGCATCAAGGCGTCCGAGGTCGCGACCTGCGCGGCGAACGGCGTGACCGAGATCGTCGAGGTCGAGATCGGCTTCGACGGGATCGCGATCGCCAACGCGAAGCGCGCGCCCCGCTACCGGCTCTCGCTCGAGCAGATCTTCCGCGGGCTGGCGAAGCAGGTGCCGGTCGACGGGAAGCTCGTTCCCAACCCGTACCACCGCTGGAGCGAGGTCGATCCGTCGCTCCCCGACGAGCCGATCGAGGTGCTCGGGCCGCCGCCGACGTCGGGGACGCGCGACGCGTTCGTCGAGCTCGCGATGGAGGGCGGAGCGAAGGCGATCCCGATGCTCGCCGAGCTGCGCGCGAAGGACGAGAAGGCGTTCCAGGCCGTCGCCCACGCGATCCGCGAGGATGGCGCCTACGTCGAGGCCGGCGAGAACGACAACCTGATCGTCCAGAAGCTCGAGGCCAACCCGCACGCGCTCGGCATCTTCGGCTTCTCGTTCCTCGACCAGAACGGGGACAAGGTGCAGGGGAGCGTCGTCGAGGGCGCGGAGCCGACGTTCGAGAACATCGCGTCGGGACGGTACGTCGTGTCGCGCTCCCTCTACTTCTACGTGAAGAAGGCGCACGTCGGCGTCGTGCCCGGCCTGCGCGAGTACGTCGCGGAGTTCACGAGCGAGAAGGCCGTGGGCGACGAGGGATACCTCGCCGACAAGGGGCTGATCCCGCTCCCGGCCGAGCGCCGCAAGGCGGTGCGCGAGTCGGTCGCCGTGCTGAGCCCGCTCTCCCTGTGA
- the pstC gene encoding phosphate ABC transporter permease subunit PstC, producing MTPILLVAVAFLAGAAFAWGRSTALAAAGGDARLLHSRPGYYGAFAALWCALPALAIAVGWLAVEGRVFDALALRSAPAAVLDLPDERIDRFVSDVRQLASGGAVFGTPTPEVEATAKALRSSERTAHGAVAVAALAVALAGLAAARARIGPAFRARAAVERIAMRALWASSTVAILVTIGIVLSLVFEAARFFAKVPATEFLFGVHWSPQTALRADQIGSSGAFGAVPVFWGTLLITAIAMSVAVPIGLMAAVYLSEYAAPRTRAVVKPLLEILAGVPTVVYGFFAALTVGPALRAVGEALGMRVASESALAAGLVMGVMIIPFVSSLSDDVINAVPRSLREGSYGLGATQAETIRQVVLPAALPGIVASVLLAVSRAIGETMIVVMAAGLAANLAWNPLEAVTTVTVQIVTLLVGDQEFDSAKTLAAFALGLVLFLVTLSLNVVALAVVRRYREQYD from the coding sequence ATGACCCCGATCCTGCTCGTCGCGGTGGCCTTCCTGGCCGGCGCCGCCTTCGCGTGGGGGCGGTCGACGGCGCTCGCGGCGGCGGGGGGCGACGCGCGGCTGCTCCACTCGCGCCCCGGCTACTACGGCGCGTTCGCGGCGCTGTGGTGCGCGCTGCCGGCGCTCGCGATCGCGGTCGGGTGGCTCGCGGTCGAGGGCCGCGTGTTCGACGCGCTCGCGCTCCGCTCGGCGCCCGCCGCGGTGCTCGACCTCCCCGACGAACGGATCGACCGCTTCGTGAGCGACGTTCGCCAGCTCGCGTCGGGGGGCGCCGTGTTCGGGACGCCGACGCCCGAGGTCGAGGCCACCGCGAAGGCGCTCCGGTCGTCCGAGCGCACCGCGCACGGCGCCGTCGCCGTCGCGGCGCTCGCGGTCGCGCTCGCCGGCCTCGCGGCGGCGCGCGCGCGCATCGGCCCGGCGTTCCGCGCGCGCGCGGCGGTCGAGCGCATCGCCATGCGCGCGCTCTGGGCCAGCTCGACCGTCGCGATCCTCGTCACGATCGGCATCGTGCTCTCGCTCGTGTTCGAGGCGGCGCGCTTCTTCGCGAAGGTGCCCGCGACGGAGTTCCTGTTCGGCGTGCACTGGAGCCCGCAGACGGCGCTGCGCGCCGACCAGATCGGCTCCTCGGGTGCCTTCGGCGCGGTGCCGGTCTTCTGGGGAACGCTGCTGATCACGGCCATCGCGATGAGCGTCGCGGTGCCGATCGGCCTGATGGCCGCGGTCTACCTGTCGGAGTACGCGGCGCCGCGCACGCGCGCGGTGGTGAAGCCGCTGCTCGAGATCCTCGCCGGCGTTCCGACCGTCGTGTACGGCTTCTTCGCGGCGCTGACGGTCGGGCCGGCGCTGCGCGCCGTCGGCGAGGCCCTCGGGATGCGCGTCGCCTCGGAGAGCGCGCTCGCCGCGGGCCTCGTGATGGGCGTGATGATCATCCCGTTCGTCTCGTCGCTCTCCGACGACGTCATCAACGCGGTGCCGCGCTCGCTGCGCGAGGGCTCGTACGGTCTCGGGGCGACGCAGGCGGAGACGATCCGGCAGGTCGTCCTGCCCGCCGCGCTCCCGGGCATCGTGGCCTCCGTGCTGCTCGCCGTCTCGCGCGCGATCGGCGAGACGATGATCGTCGTGATGGCGGCCGGACTCGCCGCGAACCTGGCGTGGAACCCGCTCGAGGCCGTCACGACGGTGACGGTGCAGATCGTGACGCTGCTCGTCGGCGACCAGGAGTTCGACAGCGCGAAGACGCTCGCGGCCTTCGCGCTCGGTCTCGTCCTGTTCCTCGTGACGCTCTCGCTGAACGTCGTCGCGCTCGCGGTCGTGCGGCGCTACCGGGAGCAGTATGACTGA
- the pstA gene encoding phosphate ABC transporter permease PstA: protein MTDDVHRTAEAAARLKRRYAADRRFRAYGLAAIGVAVGALVLLLGTIAHDGAGAFLDWEVALDVAYDPDALGVPAGGSTEELGRGDFAALVKRALRAEFPDVTARSERRELDSLVSSGAAFVLRDRLLADPSRLGRVERVWLPLDDEAQLVLDGHVDRDAAEAERRVSDRQLAWLDALRDRGRLEHGLDTFFLTNGDSREPELAGVWGALVGSLWTIAATLFLCFPVGVAAAVYLEEFAPRNRFTDFVEVNINNLAAVPSIVFGLLGLAVLLNFLGLPRSAPLVGGTVLALMTLPTVIIASRSALAAVPPSIREAALGVGASPLQVVAHHVLPLAMPGILTGTIIGMARALGETAPLLMIGMVAFIADVPDGPASPSTVLPVQIYLWADSPERAFLERTSGAILVLLMFLVSMNLTAVVLRSRFERRW, encoded by the coding sequence ATGACTGACGACGTCCACCGCACGGCCGAGGCCGCGGCGCGGCTGAAGCGACGCTATGCGGCCGACCGGCGCTTCCGCGCCTACGGACTCGCGGCCATCGGCGTCGCGGTCGGCGCCCTCGTCCTGCTGCTCGGCACGATCGCCCACGACGGTGCGGGCGCCTTCCTCGACTGGGAGGTCGCGCTCGACGTCGCGTACGACCCGGACGCGCTCGGGGTGCCCGCCGGCGGATCGACGGAGGAGCTCGGACGCGGCGACTTCGCCGCGCTCGTGAAGCGCGCCCTGCGGGCCGAGTTCCCCGACGTGACGGCGCGCTCCGAGCGGCGCGAGCTCGACTCGCTCGTGAGCAGCGGCGCCGCGTTCGTCCTGCGCGACCGGCTGCTCGCCGATCCGTCGCGGCTCGGGCGCGTGGAGCGCGTGTGGCTCCCGCTCGACGACGAGGCGCAGCTCGTGCTCGACGGCCACGTCGACCGGGACGCCGCGGAGGCGGAGCGCCGGGTCTCGGACCGGCAGCTCGCGTGGCTCGACGCGCTGCGCGACCGAGGGCGTCTCGAGCACGGCCTCGACACGTTCTTCCTCACGAACGGCGACAGCCGGGAGCCGGAGCTCGCGGGCGTGTGGGGCGCGCTCGTGGGCTCGCTGTGGACGATCGCGGCGACGCTCTTCCTGTGCTTCCCGGTGGGCGTCGCGGCGGCCGTGTACCTCGAGGAGTTCGCGCCGCGCAATCGCTTCACGGACTTCGTCGAGGTCAACATCAACAACCTCGCGGCCGTTCCGTCGATCGTGTTCGGCCTGCTCGGGCTCGCCGTCCTGCTGAACTTCCTCGGGCTGCCCCGCTCGGCGCCACTGGTCGGAGGCACGGTGCTCGCGCTGATGACGCTGCCGACGGTGATCATCGCGTCGCGCTCCGCGCTCGCCGCGGTGCCGCCCTCGATCCGCGAGGCCGCGCTCGGCGTCGGCGCCTCGCCGCTGCAGGTCGTCGCGCACCACGTGCTTCCGCTCGCGATGCCGGGCATCCTGACCGGGACGATCATCGGGATGGCGCGCGCGCTCGGCGAGACGGCGCCCCTGCTGATGATCGGCATGGTGGCGTTCATCGCGGACGTCCCGGACGGCCCCGCGTCGCCCTCGACGGTGCTTCCCGTGCAGATCTACCTTTGGGCCGACAGCCCCGAGCGGGCCTTCCTCGAGAGGACGTCGGGCGCGATCCTCGTGCTGCTGATGTTCCTCGTCTCGATGAACCTGACGGCGGTCGTCCTGCGCAGCCGCTTCGAACGACGTTGGTAG
- the pstB gene encoding phosphate ABC transporter ATP-binding protein PstB — protein sequence MSTAAPDVAETRSPERAERVGERPAAAAAEKPEVKVAARGLDVFYGDKQALFGVDLDVFANQVTALIGPSGCGKSTFLRCINRMNDVIESCRTSGVVMLDGIDVRDPSIDPVQLRARVGMVFQKPNPFPKSIYDNVAYGPRIHGLARTRAELDEIVHTSLERAGLIAEVIDRLGDPGTGLSGGQQQRLCIARAIAVSPEVILMDEPCSALDPIATARIEELIDELRERYTIAIVTHSMQQAARVSQRTAFFHLGVLVEADDTTRVFTNPSDERTQDYITGRFG from the coding sequence ATGTCCACTGCAGCCCCCGACGTCGCGGAGACGCGCTCGCCCGAGCGCGCGGAGCGCGTGGGCGAACGCCCCGCCGCGGCCGCCGCCGAGAAGCCGGAGGTCAAGGTCGCCGCGCGCGGCCTCGACGTCTTCTACGGCGACAAGCAGGCGCTGTTCGGCGTCGACCTCGACGTCTTCGCGAACCAGGTGACCGCGCTGATCGGCCCGTCGGGCTGCGGGAAGTCGACGTTCCTGCGCTGCATCAACCGGATGAACGACGTGATCGAGTCGTGCCGCACGAGCGGCGTGGTCATGCTCGACGGCATCGACGTCCGCGACCCGTCGATCGACCCCGTCCAGCTGCGCGCGCGCGTCGGGATGGTCTTCCAGAAGCCGAACCCGTTTCCGAAGTCGATCTACGACAACGTCGCCTACGGTCCGCGCATCCACGGCCTCGCGCGCACGCGCGCCGAGCTCGACGAGATCGTGCACACGAGCCTCGAGCGGGCCGGGCTGATCGCGGAGGTGATCGATCGTCTGGGCGACCCGGGCACGGGCCTGTCGGGCGGCCAGCAGCAGCGCCTGTGCATCGCGCGCGCGATCGCAGTCAGCCCCGAGGTGATCCTGATGGACGAGCCGTGCTCGGCGCTCGACCCGATCGCCACCGCGCGCATCGAGGAGCTGATCGACGAGCTGCGCGAGCGCTACACGATCGCGATCGTCACGCACTCGATGCAGCAGGCCGCGCGCGTCTCGCAGCGCACCGCCTTCTTCCACCTCGGCGTGCTCGTCGAGGCGGACGACACGACGCGCGTCTTCACGAACCCGAGCGACGAGCGCACCCAGGACTACATCACGGGGCGGTTCGGTTGA
- the lpdA gene encoding dihydrolipoyl dehydrogenase: MADTSFDVVIIGGGPGGYPAAIRASQLGQRVALVEREHLGGICLNWGCIPTKALLRSAEIHHLLHRLDEFGLAADNVRFDVEKVVARSRKVSKKLSMGVKHLMKKNSVTVFDGHGRLAGPGKVAVTAADGAVTELSAGKTILASGARPRVLPGLEPDGRFVWTYKEAMVPDSVPQRLLVVGSGAIGIEFASFYNDLGAQVTVVEMLPQVLPVEDADIAAHARKQFEKQGMTIHTGATVSSLDHGDGEVVATIDLGGGQTKEAAFDRVILAVGIVGNVEELGLEGTAVRVERTHIVTNAYCETDEPNVLAIGDVTGPPWLAHKATHEGVLAAERAAGVEGLHPLDPTNIPGCTYCRPQIASVGLTEAKAREKGYELRIGKFPFVGNGKAIALGEPEGLVKTIFDAKTGELLGAHMVGAEVTELIQGYVVARTLETTEAELMHAVFPHPTLSEMMHESVLDAYGRALHV, from the coding sequence ATGGCAGATACTTCCTTCGACGTGGTGATCATCGGCGGCGGGCCGGGCGGCTACCCGGCCGCCATCCGCGCGAGCCAGCTCGGGCAGCGCGTCGCGCTCGTCGAGCGCGAACACCTCGGCGGCATCTGCCTCAACTGGGGCTGCATCCCGACGAAGGCGCTGCTCCGCAGCGCCGAGATCCACCACCTGCTCCACCGCCTCGACGAGTTCGGCCTGGCCGCCGACAACGTGCGCTTCGACGTCGAGAAGGTCGTCGCGCGGTCCCGCAAGGTCAGCAAGAAGCTCTCGATGGGCGTGAAGCACCTGATGAAGAAGAACTCCGTCACCGTGTTCGACGGGCACGGGCGGCTCGCCGGGCCGGGCAAGGTCGCGGTGACCGCCGCCGACGGCGCCGTCACCGAGCTGTCCGCCGGCAAGACGATCCTCGCGTCGGGTGCGCGCCCGCGCGTGCTGCCCGGGCTCGAGCCCGACGGGCGCTTCGTCTGGACGTACAAGGAGGCGATGGTGCCCGACAGCGTGCCGCAGCGGCTGCTCGTCGTGGGCTCCGGCGCGATCGGCATCGAGTTCGCGAGCTTCTACAACGACCTCGGCGCGCAGGTGACGGTCGTCGAGATGCTGCCGCAGGTGCTGCCGGTCGAGGACGCGGACATCGCCGCGCACGCGCGCAAGCAGTTCGAGAAGCAGGGCATGACGATCCACACGGGCGCGACCGTGTCGTCGCTCGACCACGGCGACGGGGAGGTCGTCGCGACGATCGACCTCGGCGGCGGCCAGACGAAGGAGGCCGCGTTCGACCGCGTGATCCTCGCCGTCGGCATCGTCGGCAACGTCGAGGAGCTCGGGCTCGAAGGCACGGCCGTGCGCGTCGAGCGCACGCACATCGTCACCAACGCGTACTGCGAGACGGACGAGCCGAACGTGCTCGCGATCGGCGACGTCACGGGGCCGCCGTGGCTCGCGCACAAGGCGACGCACGAGGGCGTGCTCGCGGCCGAGCGCGCGGCCGGCGTCGAGGGACTGCACCCGCTCGACCCGACGAACATCCCCGGCTGCACCTACTGCCGGCCGCAGATCGCGAGCGTGGGCCTCACCGAGGCGAAGGCGCGCGAGAAGGGCTACGAGCTGCGGATCGGCAAGTTCCCGTTCGTCGGGAACGGCAAGGCGATCGCGCTCGGCGAGCCCGAGGGCCTGGTGAAGACGATCTTCGATGCGAAGACGGGCGAGCTGCTCGGCGCGCACATGGTCGGCGCCGAAGTGACGGAGCTGATCCAGGGCTACGTCGTCGCGCGCACGCTCGAGACGACCGAGGCGGAGCTGATGCACGCGGTCTTCCCGCACCCGACGCTGTCCGAGATGATGCACGAGTCCGTGCTCGACGCGTACGGCCGCGCGCTCCACGTCTGA
- the lipA gene encoding lipoyl synthase: MLQIEGHGAPGTTPAGARPQRPPWLRVRLSADPSVGETRALMRRLSLHTVCEEAACPNIGECWSQRHATVMVLGSVCTRACAFCNVATGKPDAVDADEPAHLAAAVGELRLRHVVVTSVDRDDLADGGAAHFASCIEAIRAAAPDTTIEVLTPDFRRKEGAVEVVAAARPDVYNHNLETVPRLYRDVRPGASYRASLDVLARAKRADAAVFTKSGIMVGLGEEPDEVLALMDDLRAVDCDFLTIGQYLQPTPRHAPIARYVEPAEFDRYADAAREKGFLLVAASPLTRSSYHAGDDFERLRAARAARLAAAR, translated from the coding sequence CTGCTCCAGATCGAAGGGCACGGCGCCCCGGGGACGACGCCGGCGGGCGCCCGCCCGCAGCGTCCGCCGTGGCTGCGGGTGCGGCTCTCGGCCGACCCGTCCGTCGGCGAGACGCGCGCGCTCATGCGGCGCCTCTCGCTCCACACGGTCTGCGAGGAGGCGGCCTGCCCGAACATCGGGGAGTGCTGGTCGCAGCGCCACGCGACGGTCATGGTGCTCGGCAGCGTGTGCACGCGCGCCTGCGCGTTCTGCAACGTCGCGACCGGGAAGCCCGACGCCGTGGACGCCGACGAGCCCGCGCACCTCGCCGCGGCCGTCGGCGAGCTGCGCCTGCGCCACGTCGTCGTGACGTCCGTCGACCGCGACGATCTCGCCGACGGCGGCGCCGCGCACTTCGCGAGCTGCATCGAGGCCATCCGCGCGGCGGCGCCGGACACCACGATCGAGGTCCTGACGCCCGACTTCCGGCGCAAGGAGGGTGCGGTCGAGGTGGTCGCCGCGGCGCGGCCCGACGTCTACAACCACAACCTCGAGACCGTGCCGCGCCTCTATCGCGACGTCCGGCCCGGCGCGAGCTACCGCGCATCGCTCGACGTGCTCGCGCGTGCGAAGCGCGCCGACGCGGCGGTGTTCACGAAGAGCGGGATCATGGTCGGGCTCGGCGAGGAGCCGGACGAGGTGCTCGCGCTGATGGACGACCTGCGCGCGGTCGACTGCGACTTCCTGACGATCGGCCAGTACCTGCAGCCGACGCCGCGCCACGCGCCGATCGCGCGCTACGTGGAGCCCGCCGAGTTCGATCGCTATGCGGATGCGGCGCGCGAGAAGGGGTTCCTGCTCGTCGCCGCGTCGCCGCTCACGCGCTCCTCGTACCACGCGGGCGACGACTTCGAGCGCCTGCGCGCCGCGCGCGCGGCGCGGCTCGCGGCGGCGCGCTGA